A segment of the Candidatus Woesearchaeota archaeon genome:
CGATTATTTATAGAGTTTTATATTACTTAAATCTCGAGGAACTTTTTCAATTCTTGCTTTTGCGCTTGAGGTAAGGCACCTTCCATCACTACAGATATACGGCGGGGGGCAATGAAGGGTTTCTTCTTTTGCAACCAACTCACCTTGTGAAAGTTTTTTACAATAACCTTCTCGGTGCTTACACAATATCCCACTGCACAAAAGAACATCCCGTGGATTTGCATACTTGCCTTTGACATTGTCATATTGGACACAACTATCATCATATCTTGTTCCGTTCATGTCTAAAACACTTCCTTTTTCATGCACATTCTGCTTGTCAGGAAGTTTGCTATCAGTATCTACACATTGTTCATCAATCAATAATACTGGTTCTTTGTTTTCTATAACTTTTCTAATGTCAACAGTGGCGTAGGTTGTTACCTTATTAGTTCCTTGAAGTGAAAATATGCCAGCTCCAATAACTATTGAAACAATTAGCGCAAGATACAACGCATGTTTTCGTGAATGGTATTTTTTCCCCATGTCGATTCTTTTAAAAGAATTGAGATTTATAAAAGTTTAGAAAATCAGTTATGAATAAAAAAAGAGAAAAGAAAAAAATAAAGAAAAATGTGGAAGAAAAGAAAAAACTAGTTTATTACCTTTACAACCGTAAATTGCTCCCAAGGCCCAAGCACGGTTGCTTTTGCTTCTAAATGACCGTTATGCTCTGGAGGATTTGGTGGAATGCCTGTTACAAATCTTCCATGCACTGTTTTCAAAGCAAATGGTTGGTTATAATGTACTGTGCCTTTTGTTCCTTTTTTACCATCTGGGTCAAGAGGATAAACTACTTTGAATTCATGCCAAGTACCAACATACCAATCAGAATATCTTGCTTGCATAAGCCTCCAATCAAACGTATGTGAACCTTCCACTTCCAAACCACCTATCAAATTAAACACCGCTGCATTACCATCTTCAGCAATAACATACAACTCACCTGAAGTAACTATTTTATGACTAACGTCCCCTCCAGCAAATCCCTGGTATTTGGGATCAAATGCAAATTCGCTATCAGATCTCATTGGGTGAATGAGAATTATATCTCCCCATTGTACTTTGGTACCCATCTTCTTCATATCAGGAATACTTGGATTTTTTGGATCAAGTTTTAAAATCATGAACTTCTCCCACTCTCCAATAGTATCACGATCAGCCCTAGTTACGCGATAATAGTCAGAAAATGACTTTAGTCCATATTTGTGTTCATCTACGCCAGTTTCACTAACCCAATATTTGTTATGTGTTGTTTTTATAGCAACAACATCCCCATATTTAACATCATTTAACTGCACCGGTTGAGAAGTTTGTTTTACCGCATAGCCGATACCATAATCAGAATCTCCCGTGACTTCATAACTTGTACTATTGTTGTTCGACATCATAACCATACTTACAACCGCAACAACACCAACAATAAGAACTAACACTAAACCATGACTTAATGCTTTTTTCATCATAATAATACACCTCTTTGATATATGATGATTAATGATTAGCTTATATTCTTGAGAAACTGGTATTTAAATATATATATATATATATGAACATATAGTTTGTAGAATATATGATAATATTATTACGATTTATAATTTACCCATTGCCTCTAAAAGCTTACGATGCCCACTAATTAGCTTTTTAACATGTTCAATCTCATCAATTACTACCTTTGCTTTTAGCTTCATTGATTATCCACCCCCTAATCTCATTATCCATATAATAATTTTCTCTAATTCCTAACATTACTCGTACATAATCAGGATTATCTTTAATTCCAAATGTATGATGATTTTTAACAATGAAATCTTTTGTTGTAATAAAAGCTGTTCTTCTATTCCCACTAGCAAATGGATGCTTTTGAACAATACCTTTTATCAAAACAACTGCTTTGTCATAAATATCACCTCTATTAAATTTACATTCTTCAATTACTTGGAATAATTTAGCCGCACTTAGTGTTTTTTGCTGATCTCCTTTCTTTGCTTTTAGTAAGGTTAATATCAAATAATTATATTCAACCACTTTTTCAACTTCTGGATAAAGTAGATTGTTTTCCATTGCATTCATTTTAGAACTTACTTGTTTATATAGTTTTATTTTTGATGTATGCGTATGATATGAACATATAGTTTGTAGAATATATCCGATTAGTAATCGGAACATTTATAAATAAGCTTGATTATCTTATGATCATGGAACTCGAGACTATATTTGCACGTTTTAATCCTTGGTGGAATGAAGCATTTACTTCACCCGGGATTTTACGGGAAAAGTATCTCTTACTACTAAATAAAGAACTCAATGAAAAACAGGTTACCTTTGTCATGGGTTTGCGAAGAGTTGGAAAGACAACGTTGTTAAAGCAAGTAATCGCAATGTTATTAAAGCAAGGTGTACCTGCTAAAAATATTCTTTTCCTTTCGTTAGATCATAGTGGTTTAGCAACCTATTCACTCCTCAGCCTGGTAGAAAAATACCGTGAGTTACAAGCTATCTCCGTAAAAGAAAAGATATATCTTTTTTTAGATGAAGTTCAATATTTTAATGTTTTTGAACAAGACATAAAAATAATTCACGACCATGAAAATGCAAAGATAATTGCTTCTGGCTCAAATTCATTATTGATCAAAGATAAAAAAGCTTTTCTTACCGGTAGAAATAAAGTTTTACTTATTAATCCACTTTCATTTGAAGAATATCTTTTATTTAGAAACATAAGCGTAGACAAAAGCGAAAGCCAGTT
Coding sequences within it:
- a CDS encoding Fic family protein, encoding MENNLLYPEVEKVVEYNYLILTLLKAKKGDQQKTLSAAKLFQVIEECKFNRGDIYDKAVVLIKGIVQKHPFASGNRRTAFITTKDFIVKNHHTFGIKDNPDYVRVMLGIRENYYMDNEIRGWIINEAKSKGSN